CATGACCATCTCCAGACCCGCCGCCCGCGTCCGTTCGTACGCGTCCCCGTCCACGACGTCCAGCTGGAACCAGACCGCCTTCGCGCCCTTGGCCACCGCCTCGTCGGCGACCGCGCCGGCCAGCTCGCGGTTGACGAAGACGTCGACCACGTCCACGTCGAAGGGGACGTCCGCGAGGGAGGCGTAGCCGCGCTCGCCGTGCACCGTCTCCGCCCTGGGGTGCACCGGCACGATCCGCTTGCCGAACCGCTGCAGCACCTGCGCCACCCCGTACGCGGCCCGCCCCCGGTTCGAGGACAGGCCGACCACGGCCCAGGTGTCACCCAGCTCGGTCAGGATCCTGCGGATCGTCGCTTCGTCGCCGTACACGGCCGCCTCCTCGGGCTGCGCGGGGAATGTCGTCCGGGGCAACAGCACCCACCGGACGCGGATTCCCGCCCGGTACCCCGCCACGGCGGCCGGAATCGGCGCGAGGTACCCGCTCGCCGCCGCCCGCGCGCCTACGCTCGCCCCGTGCTGCGCATCCTCGACGCCCGAACCGGCGAACCCGTCACCGCCGCCCCCGCCCGCCGCGGCCTGACCCGCGTCGCCGTCCACGCCTGCGGCCTCGGCCCGACGACCCTGCGCGTCCTGCTCACCGCCGACCTCCTGGTCCGCGCGCTGGAGCTCGACGGCACCCCCGTCTGGACGGCGCTCGTCGCACCCGGCCGGCACGCGGAGCTGCGCACGGCCGCCACCGCCCTGGGCATCCGCCCCTTCGAGGACGACCACGACCCGGCCTCCGGGCCGGGGGCGGCGCAGGTGGTCCACGTGGTCGCCGCGGACGCGGCGGACGCGGCGGACGTGCCCGGCGGCGGTCCGGTGGTGGCGGTCGCCCCGGCGGCGGGCGCCCCGGAGGGGGCGCGCGGCGACTGGGGGCCGGGCGGGGCGCCGGAGGAGGGGGAGCTCCCGGCGGCGCGCGCGGCATCTGCTCCGGGTGCCGGGCCCGGGAACCCCCCCGACACCCCGCTCACCGCTCTCCTCGCCGACCCCTCCGCCCTGCGCCTCGCCCTGCTGTCCGTCCCGCGCGGCGCCCCGGTGCGGGTGGACGGCGCGCGGCTGGACGGGGCCGCGGCGGACCTCGGGCACTGGCGGCTCGCCGTCGCCGGATGGGCCCGGCGGCCCTCGCGCCCGGTGCCCGACCGGGTCCGGGCGCGGCTGCGGGCCGCCTGGGAGGACGACCTCGACCTGCCCGGCGTGCTGGACGTGCTGCGTGACGTGGCGCAGGACCCGGAGCTGCCCGACGGCGCCCGGTTCGAGACGTACGCGTACGCCGACCGCCTGCTGGCCCTCGACCTCGCCCGCGACCTCGGCGGCCCCGCCTGACCGGGCGGCGGCACGACCGGGTCCGCCCGCTCGCATAGGCTGACGGGATGCAGGACGAGTACCGGACGGTGGCCCGCGCGGGCGTGCACGGGACCGAGGTCAACCGCTCCCGCTTCCTGTGCGCCCTCGCCCCGGCCGCCACCGAGCAGGAGGCCCAGGACTTCATCGCCTCCGTCCGCAAGGAGCACGCCGACGCCACCCACAACTGCTGGGCGTACGTCATCGGCGCCGACGCCCGGGTGCAGAAGGCCGGCGACGACGGCGAACCGGGCGGCACCGCCGGCGCCCCCATGCTGCAGACGCTGCTGCGCCGCGACATGCGGTACGTCGTCGCCGTCGTCACCCGCTACTACGGCGGCGTCAAACTCGGTGCGGGCGGGCTCATCCGCGCCTACGGGGGTGCCGTCGGCGAGGCACTGGACGCGCTCGGCACGCTCACCCGGCGCCGCTTCCGGCTCGCCACCGTGACCGTCGACCACCGGCGCGCGGGCAAGGTGCAGAACGACCTCAGGGCCGCCGGACGCCAGGTGCGGGACGTGCGCTACGGCGAGGCCGTCACCATCGAGATCGGCCTGCCGGACGCCGACGTGGACGCCTTCCGCGCCTGGCTGGCCGACGTGACGGCCGGCACGGCGGGCTTCGAACCGGGCGGAGAGGCCTACGGGGACGCGTGAGCGGTCCGGGGCACACGCGTGGCGCCGGCCGGGCGGCGGCAGCGGGGGAGCCACCGCTCCGGGAGGCCGTCGGGAACAGGATCGGCACGCGTCCCGGTGCCGTGCCGATCAGCGTCACCGGGCCCGGGACCCGCGGCTCCGGCCCGTCGTGAACGGATCCGGCGAAAGGTGACGGTTGTTCAGGCGGGAGACGGGGCGGTCATAGGGACGACCGTCCGTGATGTCGGACCCGGCCGTTAGTCTCGGGGATCATGAGACTCCTGCACACGTCCGACTGGCATCTCGGCCGGGCCTTCCACC
This is a stretch of genomic DNA from Streptomyces sp. TG1A-8. It encodes these proteins:
- a CDS encoding CoA-binding protein, which produces MYGDEATIRRILTELGDTWAVVGLSSNRGRAAYGVAQVLQRFGKRIVPVHPRAETVHGERGYASLADVPFDVDVVDVFVNRELAGAVADEAVAKGAKAVWFQLDVVDGDAYERTRAAGLEMVMDRCPAIEIPLLR
- a CDS encoding YigZ family protein — encoded protein: MQDEYRTVARAGVHGTEVNRSRFLCALAPAATEQEAQDFIASVRKEHADATHNCWAYVIGADARVQKAGDDGEPGGTAGAPMLQTLLRRDMRYVVAVVTRYYGGVKLGAGGLIRAYGGAVGEALDALGTLTRRRFRLATVTVDHRRAGKVQNDLRAAGRQVRDVRYGEAVTIEIGLPDADVDAFRAWLADVTAGTAGFEPGGEAYGDA